In Rahnella sikkimica, the following are encoded in one genomic region:
- the csgA gene encoding curli major subunit CsgA yields MKLWKIVAVSALVVSGSAFAGGHGGNDHGNPPPSNPPSTVPTFTATQWNSEIQIYQQGTSNLANATQAGAQKSLTSIDQNGYRNAANTTQTGDGSLLSVVQKGDFNTTNASQSANGSKILVSQSGTGNYAQASQGANGALTSITQSGTGNLAYANQN; encoded by the coding sequence ATGAAACTTTGGAAAATTGTGGCAGTCTCCGCTTTAGTCGTCAGTGGCAGTGCATTTGCAGGGGGGCATGGTGGCAATGACCATGGCAATCCTCCTCCGTCAAATCCACCATCAACAGTGCCGACATTCACTGCCACCCAGTGGAACTCTGAAATCCAGATTTACCAACAGGGGACGTCTAACCTGGCAAACGCCACTCAGGCTGGCGCGCAAAAATCTCTGACCAGTATTGACCAGAATGGTTACAGAAACGCCGCGAACACAACTCAGACGGGTGATGGCAGCCTGCTCAGCGTCGTGCAGAAAGGTGATTTCAACACCACGAATGCATCTCAGAGCGCTAACGGCAGTAAAATTCTGGTTTCCCAGAGTGGTACTGGCAACTACGCTCAGGCTTCACAAGGTGCTAACGGTGCTTTGACCAGCATTACTCAGTCCGGTACGGGCAACCTGGCTTACGCCAACCAGAACTGA
- the hycI gene encoding hydrogenase maturation peptidase HycI: MPDSTSRYALLCVGNSMMGDDGAGPRLAELCAEKPLSGWTVVDGGAAPENDIGYLRELRPAHLVIVDATDMGLVPGEMRTLEESDIGEMFMMTTHNLPLTFLMQQLREDIPQITFIGIQPDVVAFYYPMSDAVEQAVVRLHQRLPALEQGMGIAPFQADTA, encoded by the coding sequence ATGCCTGATTCCACTTCCCGCTACGCGCTGCTGTGCGTGGGCAACAGCATGATGGGCGATGACGGTGCCGGCCCCCGGCTGGCAGAGCTGTGCGCAGAAAAACCGCTCAGCGGCTGGACAGTCGTTGACGGCGGTGCCGCGCCGGAAAACGACATCGGCTATTTACGCGAGCTGCGCCCGGCGCATCTGGTGATCGTGGACGCCACCGATATGGGGCTGGTGCCCGGCGAGATGCGCACCCTCGAAGAAAGCGACATCGGCGAAATGTTCATGATGACCACCCACAATTTGCCGCTGACGTTTCTCATGCAGCAGCTGCGTGAGGATATCCCGCAAATCACGTTTATCGGCATTCAGCCGGACGTCGTCGCGTTTTATTACCCGATGAGCGACGCCGTGGAACAGGCCGTCGTCCGCCTGCATCAGCGGTTACCGGCGCTGGAACAGGGCATGGGCATCGCGCCTTTTCAGGCCGACACCGCCTGA
- a CDS encoding HoxN/HupN/NixA family nickel/cobalt transporter: MISRDIFHTHRRASWLLTGLVAINLLVWAWAFLVFRHHAALMAAALLAYGYGLRHAVDADHIAAIDNVTRKLMQQGQRPVAVGAFFSLGHSSIVVLACVAIAATSLVFGNKIGWLHDYGSTIGTLVSALFLLMMALLNALILRDVYRRFQKVKQGQTFTDKEELHQVQGGIMSRIFSFAFNLVNKSWQMYLVGFLFGLGFDTATEIGLLGISAAGASSGMSVWSILIFPALFASGMALVDSLDNFVMIGAYGWAFDKPVRKLYYNMTITATSVFIALFIGGLEALGLMADKLDLHGAFWRVVGELNDNMGSVGYAAVAIFVVFWGISALNYRRKGYDSLAV, encoded by the coding sequence ATGATTAGCCGTGACATTTTCCACACTCACCGCCGCGCTTCCTGGCTGTTAACCGGGCTGGTGGCCATCAATTTACTGGTCTGGGCCTGGGCATTTCTGGTGTTTCGCCATCATGCGGCGCTGATGGCGGCGGCGTTGCTGGCGTACGGTTATGGCCTGCGGCACGCGGTCGATGCGGATCATATTGCCGCTATCGATAACGTGACCCGCAAACTTATGCAGCAGGGCCAGCGGCCGGTGGCGGTCGGCGCATTTTTCTCTCTCGGGCATTCCAGCATTGTGGTGCTGGCCTGCGTGGCGATTGCCGCCACATCACTGGTTTTCGGCAATAAAATCGGCTGGTTGCATGATTATGGCAGCACCATCGGCACGCTGGTTTCTGCACTGTTTTTGCTGATGATGGCGCTGCTGAATGCGTTGATTTTGCGGGATGTGTACCGTCGTTTTCAGAAGGTGAAACAGGGGCAGACGTTCACCGACAAAGAAGAGTTACATCAGGTTCAGGGCGGCATCATGAGCCGGATTTTCAGTTTCGCCTTTAATCTGGTGAATAAAAGCTGGCAGATGTATCTGGTGGGATTTTTGTTCGGGCTGGGGTTTGATACCGCCACAGAAATCGGTCTGCTGGGCATTTCCGCAGCGGGCGCGTCCTCCGGGATGTCGGTCTGGAGTATTTTGATTTTCCCGGCGCTGTTCGCCAGCGGCATGGCGCTTGTCGACTCACTCGACAATTTTGTCATGATTGGCGCGTACGGCTGGGCGTTTGATAAGCCGGTGCGCAAGCTGTATTACAACATGACCATCACCGCCACCAGCGTGTTTATCGCCCTGTTTATCGGCGGGCTGGAGGCACTGGGGCTGATGGCAGACAAGCTGGATTTGCACGGCGCATTCTGGCGCGTTGTCGGAGAACTGAATGACAATATGGGCAGCGTCGGGTATGCCGCCGTGGCAATTTTCGTGGTGTTCTGGGGCATTTCCGCCCTCAATTATCGCCGTAAAGGCTACGACAGTCTGGCGGTCTGA
- a CDS encoding NADH-quinone oxidoreductase subunit B family protein, which produces MSHNPMAPRDENGLPVPVTLDESIAKLKSTLLHSIRRSAYVYRVDCGGCNGCEIEIFAAISPLFDAERFGIKVVPSPRHADILLFTGAVTRAMRMPALRAWDSAPDPKICISYGACGNSGGIFHDLYCVWGGTDKIVPVDVYIPGCPPTPAATLYGFAMALGLLDQKIKGQQHDEAAAVPAELLHPDLPQPLRVLLDREARRMAGYRYGRQIADEFMNIVAAPGLQPVEQRVSTYLSERGDLRLTEIVGNLQQIYQQVLRGEVRL; this is translated from the coding sequence ATGAGTCATAACCCGATGGCACCGCGTGACGAAAATGGCCTGCCGGTGCCCGTCACGCTTGACGAAAGCATCGCAAAACTGAAATCCACCCTGCTGCATAGCATCCGCCGCTCCGCCTATGTGTACCGCGTGGACTGCGGCGGTTGCAACGGTTGCGAGATTGAGATTTTCGCGGCGATTTCACCGCTGTTCGACGCCGAACGTTTTGGCATCAAAGTCGTGCCGTCGCCGCGCCACGCCGACATTCTGCTGTTCACCGGCGCGGTCACCCGCGCCATGCGCATGCCCGCGCTGCGCGCCTGGGATTCCGCGCCGGATCCGAAAATCTGCATTTCTTACGGTGCCTGCGGCAACAGCGGCGGCATTTTCCACGACCTTTACTGCGTCTGGGGCGGCACCGACAAAATCGTACCGGTCGATGTGTATATTCCGGGCTGTCCGCCGACACCGGCGGCGACCCTTTACGGCTTCGCGATGGCGCTCGGGTTGCTGGATCAAAAAATCAAAGGCCAGCAGCACGACGAGGCCGCGGCGGTTCCGGCGGAATTACTCCATCCGGATCTGCCGCAACCGTTGCGCGTGTTGCTTGACCGCGAAGCGCGCCGCATGGCCGGTTACCGCTATGGCCGCCAGATTGCCGATGAGTTTATGAATATCGTGGCCGCGCCCGGCCTGCAACCGGTGGAGCAGCGCGTTTCAACCTACCTCAGTGAACGCGGCGACCTGCGTCTCACGGAAATTGTCGGCAACCTGCAACAGATTTATCAGCAGGTTCTGCGCGGGGAGGTGCGCCTGTGA
- a CDS encoding formate hydrogenlyase complex iron-sulfur subunit, translated as MLKLIKKVLKTGTATVGYPFTPLDLAPNFRGKPQYTAQQCIACGACANACPSNALTMTTAEDGETLRWQLFLGRCIFCARCEEVCPTAAITLSQEFELAVWRKEDLYETADFPICHCRECGKPYAVQKEIDFALSLLQESAALSDRQIADRRVQYETCPSCKKMHSLSSTDRIDIGRHMTTEARS; from the coding sequence ATGCTGAAACTGATTAAAAAAGTGCTGAAAACGGGCACAGCCACCGTGGGTTATCCGTTTACGCCGCTGGATCTTGCGCCGAATTTTCGCGGCAAGCCGCAGTACACCGCGCAGCAATGTATTGCCTGCGGAGCCTGCGCCAACGCCTGTCCGTCAAACGCGCTGACCATGACCACGGCGGAAGACGGCGAAACCCTGCGCTGGCAGTTGTTTTTAGGCCGCTGCATTTTCTGCGCCCGCTGCGAAGAAGTCTGCCCGACGGCGGCCATTACGCTGTCGCAGGAATTTGAACTGGCGGTCTGGCGCAAAGAAGACCTGTACGAAACGGCGGATTTCCCCATTTGCCACTGCCGTGAATGCGGCAAACCTTATGCCGTGCAAAAGGAAATCGATTTCGCGCTCAGCCTGTTGCAGGAAAGCGCGGCGCTGAGCGACCGGCAAATCGCCGATCGCCGCGTGCAGTACGAAACCTGCCCGTCGTGCAAAAAAATGCACAGCCTTTCTTCCACCGACCGTATTGATATCGGCCGCCATATGACCACGGAGGCCCGTTCATGA
- the fdhF gene encoding formate dehydrogenase subunit alpha, translated as MKKVTTVCPYCGAGCKLNLVVDNGKIIRAEAANGVTNQGELCLKGYYGWDFLNDTKLLTPRLTQPLIRRQKGGKFEAVTWDEAIRYTAQRLKEIKQKHGPRSIMHTGSSRGTGNETNYVMQKFARAVIGTNNVDCCARVCHGPSVAGLQATLGNGAMSNSIGDIENSKCLLVIGYNCADSHPIVARRVIKAKEKGAQIIVCDPRRIETARIADQHLQIKNGCNMALVNAFAHVLIEENLYDHDYVAKYTEGFEEYRKNVADYSPEAVAEQTGVSAQQIRQAMRTYAAAPSATIMWGMGVTQFGQAVDVVKGLAGLALLTGNLGRANVGVGPVRGQNNVQGACDMGVLPNEFPGYQSVTDPKVRAKFADAWGIDVNQMDTEIGHRITEIPHLAIEGHVKAYYIMGEDPLQTEADLSLVRKGFEALEFVVVQDIFMTKTAEQADVILPATSWGEHGGVFSCADRGFQRFEKAIEPKYNVKRDWEIISLLATELGYPMHYNDNQEIWDEMRSLCPLFYGATYEKMGELGHIQWPCTTLESPGTQYLYADNRFDTPTGKGQLFAAPWRAPAEVPDDSYPLVLCTVREVGHYSCRSMTGNCAALQTLADEPGFVQMHPQDAEALGIRDQQLVWVASRRGKVISRANFNERINTGAVYMTYQWWIGACNELTQENLDPISKTPETKYCAVKVEQIADQRWAENYAQQTYSDMKARLRSAVEDVIPVVEV; from the coding sequence ATGAAAAAAGTCACCACTGTCTGCCCGTATTGCGGGGCCGGATGTAAATTGAATCTGGTTGTGGATAACGGAAAAATCATTCGCGCCGAAGCCGCCAACGGCGTCACCAATCAGGGCGAACTCTGTCTGAAAGGTTATTACGGCTGGGATTTCCTGAACGATACCAAACTGCTGACCCCGCGCCTGACGCAGCCGCTGATCCGCCGCCAGAAAGGCGGAAAATTCGAAGCCGTTACCTGGGATGAAGCAATCCGCTATACCGCGCAGCGCCTGAAAGAAATCAAACAAAAACACGGCCCGCGTTCCATCATGCACACCGGTTCTTCCCGTGGTACCGGCAACGAAACCAACTATGTGATGCAGAAATTTGCCCGTGCGGTCATCGGCACCAACAACGTCGACTGCTGCGCCCGCGTGTGTCACGGCCCGTCCGTTGCCGGTTTGCAGGCCACGCTCGGTAACGGCGCGATGAGTAACTCCATCGGCGATATCGAAAATTCCAAATGCCTGCTGGTGATCGGCTATAACTGCGCGGATTCCCACCCGATCGTCGCGCGCCGCGTGATTAAAGCCAAAGAGAAAGGCGCACAGATTATCGTCTGTGACCCGCGCCGTATCGAAACCGCCCGCATTGCCGATCAGCATCTGCAAATCAAAAACGGCTGCAACATGGCGCTGGTGAATGCGTTCGCCCATGTGCTGATCGAAGAAAATCTGTATGACCATGACTACGTGGCGAAATACACCGAAGGCTTCGAGGAATACCGCAAAAACGTCGCCGATTATTCACCGGAAGCGGTTGCCGAACAGACCGGCGTTTCCGCGCAGCAAATCCGTCAGGCGATGCGCACCTACGCCGCTGCCCCGTCTGCCACCATCATGTGGGGCATGGGCGTGACTCAGTTTGGGCAGGCTGTGGATGTGGTGAAAGGGCTGGCCGGACTGGCGCTGCTGACCGGTAATCTGGGCCGCGCCAACGTCGGCGTCGGGCCGGTTCGCGGGCAAAATAATGTGCAGGGTGCCTGTGATATGGGCGTGCTGCCGAATGAATTCCCCGGCTATCAGTCGGTCACCGACCCGAAAGTGCGTGCGAAATTCGCCGACGCGTGGGGCATTGACGTTAACCAGATGGACACGGAAATCGGCCACCGCATCACCGAAATCCCGCACCTGGCGATTGAAGGCCATGTGAAAGCCTATTACATCATGGGCGAAGATCCGCTCCAGACCGAAGCCGATTTGAGTCTGGTACGTAAAGGCTTCGAGGCGCTGGAATTTGTGGTGGTGCAGGACATTTTCATGACCAAAACGGCGGAACAGGCCGACGTCATTTTACCCGCCACGTCATGGGGTGAGCATGGCGGCGTGTTCTCCTGCGCCGACCGTGGCTTCCAGCGTTTTGAAAAAGCCATCGAACCGAAATACAACGTCAAACGCGACTGGGAAATCATCAGTCTTCTGGCGACAGAACTCGGTTATCCGATGCATTACAACGATAACCAGGAAATCTGGGACGAAATGCGCAGCCTGTGCCCGCTGTTCTACGGCGCAACTTACGAAAAAATGGGCGAACTCGGGCACATTCAGTGGCCTTGTACCACGCTGGAAAGTCCGGGGACGCAGTACCTTTACGCGGACAATCGCTTCGATACGCCAACCGGTAAAGGCCAGCTGTTTGCCGCACCGTGGCGCGCACCGGCAGAAGTGCCGGATGACAGTTATCCGCTGGTGCTGTGTACCGTCCGCGAAGTCGGCCACTATTCCTGCCGTTCCATGACCGGCAACTGCGCCGCCTTGCAAACGCTGGCCGACGAACCGGGCTTCGTGCAGATGCACCCGCAGGACGCCGAAGCGCTGGGCATCCGCGACCAGCAACTGGTCTGGGTCGCCTCGCGCCGTGGCAAAGTCATTTCACGCGCTAACTTCAATGAACGCATCAATACCGGCGCGGTGTACATGACTTATCAGTGGTGGATCGGGGCCTGTAATGAACTGACGCAGGAAAATTTGGATCCGATTTCCAAAACGCCGGAAACCAAGTATTGCGCCGTTAAAGTTGAACAGATCGCCGACCAGCGCTGGGCGGAAAACTACGCACAGCAAACCTACAGCGACATGAAAGCGCGCCTGCGCAGTGCCGTTGAAGATGTGATCCCGGTGGTGGAAGTGTAG
- the csgD gene encoding biofilm master transcriptional regulator CsgD, with amino-acid sequence MSNEAAINNNILLLVTKPSLQASALLQQLKQQLYVNTRLHNIHKSLEDQYLQETLILFDMMEADRRTIDSWQSAINRYHSSVKLLLLNTPDNYHFREIETWPRISAVFYLSTDEEHLVEGIRSVIRGECYFSQGFASYLINQSGAFRHLHSEDTGLTHREKEILNKLRVGASNTEIARLLFISENTVKTHLYNLFRKISVKNRTQAASWANDNLKR; translated from the coding sequence ATGAGTAATGAAGCAGCAATCAATAATAATATTCTTTTATTAGTGACCAAACCATCATTACAAGCCAGTGCTTTATTGCAGCAATTAAAACAACAACTTTACGTGAATACCCGGTTGCATAATATTCATAAGTCTCTGGAGGATCAGTATCTTCAGGAGACATTAATTCTTTTCGATATGATGGAAGCTGATCGCCGGACCATTGATTCATGGCAGTCCGCCATTAACCGGTATCACAGCAGCGTGAAGTTATTACTGCTCAATACGCCCGACAATTACCATTTCCGTGAAATCGAAACCTGGCCACGGATCAGCGCCGTTTTTTATCTTTCGACCGATGAAGAACATCTGGTGGAAGGCATCAGAAGCGTGATCCGCGGGGAATGCTATTTCTCTCAGGGGTTCGCCAGCTATCTGATCAACCAGTCCGGCGCTTTCCGCCACCTTCACAGCGAAGACACCGGCCTGACTCACCGTGAAAAAGAGATCCTGAATAAATTACGTGTTGGCGCGTCGAACACGGAAATCGCACGTCTGCTGTTTATCAGTGAGAACACCGTCAAAACGCATCTTTATAATTTATTCAGGAAAATTTCCGTCAAGAACCGTACTCAGGCGGCTTCCTGGGCTAACGACAATCTCAAGCGCTGA
- the hydN gene encoding electron transport protein HydN has protein sequence MNRFIIADPKKCIGCRTCEIACVMAHSDSQDISLLNTATFAPRLHVIKGVNLSTAVMCRQCEDAPCANVCPNGAILRTGDHVQVMQERCIGCKTCVVACPYGAMEVVTKPIFRQNGAAMVATSDKAEAHKCDLCHGIAGGPACMEVCPTKALFAIDRNHLQEMNAEKRRRAALDSTSPLLF, from the coding sequence ATGAACCGGTTCATTATCGCCGACCCTAAAAAATGCATCGGCTGCCGTACCTGTGAAATTGCCTGCGTCATGGCGCACAGCGATTCTCAGGATATCTCGTTGCTGAATACCGCCACTTTCGCCCCGCGCCTGCACGTCATTAAAGGCGTGAATCTCAGCACCGCGGTGATGTGCCGCCAGTGTGAAGACGCGCCCTGCGCCAACGTCTGCCCGAACGGCGCGATCCTGCGCACCGGCGATCACGTTCAGGTGATGCAGGAACGCTGCATCGGCTGCAAAACCTGCGTCGTCGCCTGCCCTTACGGCGCGATGGAAGTGGTCACCAAACCGATTTTCCGCCAGAACGGCGCGGCGATGGTTGCCACGTCGGACAAAGCCGAAGCGCATAAATGCGACCTGTGCCACGGCATCGCAGGTGGCCCGGCCTGTATGGAAGTCTGCCCGACCAAGGCACTTTTCGCCATCGACCGTAATCACTTACAGGAAATGAACGCAGAAAAACGCCGCCGCGCTGCGCTCGACAGCACCTCCCCCCTGCTGTTTTAA
- the csgC gene encoding curli assembly chaperone CsgC produces the protein MHLLLIAAVMSNQLWFDTHNDAQTYTVTPMVSLTKACACQVAVSVSQESTAGTSTSRQSQNMNLSASQSQPLGQMRFAVKPGGKTQIMITVTDGDKLRLEKQLTLPDDA, from the coding sequence ATGCACTTACTTCTGATTGCTGCTGTGATGTCCAACCAGCTCTGGTTCGACACCCATAATGACGCCCAAACCTACACCGTGACGCCGATGGTCAGCCTCACCAAAGCCTGCGCCTGTCAGGTGGCGGTGTCCGTTTCGCAGGAAAGCACTGCCGGCACCAGCACCAGCCGCCAGAGCCAGAACATGAATCTCTCCGCCAGTCAGTCTCAGCCGCTCGGGCAAATGCGTTTTGCCGTAAAACCGGGTGGCAAAACGCAAATCATGATTACGGTGACCGACGGCGATAAGCTGCGGCTGGAAAAACAGCTCACTCTGCCTGATGACGCATAG
- a CDS encoding curlin: MKKTLLTLALLSISWVVHAQQSDMGYSDLNSDNPDQYFAGARNSSGNSSTIYQNGNNNAAYSNQTGSGNSSVIRQIGTENTAVVNQRGNGNNADISQSGSDNFAYISQSGGGDASITQQNFGNTAYILQKGRSVTEIRQNGTNQTSGVVQNSSGMAIRVTQH, translated from the coding sequence ATGAAGAAGACATTACTGACCCTGGCGTTACTTTCCATATCCTGGGTCGTTCACGCCCAACAATCTGACATGGGTTATTCAGATTTGAATTCTGATAATCCTGACCAGTATTTTGCTGGCGCGAGAAATTCATCAGGGAATTCATCAACGATTTACCAGAACGGTAATAATAACGCAGCCTATAGCAATCAGACGGGTTCCGGAAATTCCAGCGTTATTCGTCAAATAGGTACGGAGAATACCGCGGTGGTAAATCAGAGAGGTAATGGGAATAACGCTGATATTTCCCAAAGCGGCAGCGATAATTTTGCCTACATATCGCAGAGCGGCGGCGGGGATGCATCCATTACGCAACAGAATTTTGGCAATACGGCTTACATTCTGCAAAAAGGCCGGAGTGTGACGGAAATTCGCCAGAATGGTACGAACCAGACCAGTGGTGTCGTACAAAACTCGTCAGGAATGGCGATTAGAGTGACACAGCATTAA
- a CDS encoding formate hydrogenlyase maturation HycH family protein, with product MTSGNDQRYAQHQPFSGHQAEKNKVIFYSLSSKFVDEKSAQKRSSQKVQEVVYYSLAIGHHLGVIDCLKSRLECPLTGYQQWISCLPEQGEAYRKLAGVQRFGEINIDSSHTHLLALALRDARPQMNEEQHGWSDQLIALLGQIESDPAMYLMVRRYDA from the coding sequence ATGACCTCAGGAAACGACCAGCGCTACGCGCAGCATCAGCCTTTTTCCGGTCATCAGGCCGAAAAGAACAAAGTGATTTTTTACTCGCTGAGCAGCAAATTTGTCGACGAGAAAAGTGCGCAAAAGCGCAGTTCGCAGAAAGTGCAGGAAGTGGTGTATTACAGCCTGGCGATCGGCCATCACCTCGGGGTCATCGACTGCCTGAAATCCCGCCTCGAATGCCCGCTCACCGGCTACCAGCAATGGATCAGTTGCCTGCCCGAACAGGGTGAAGCCTACCGCAAACTGGCAGGCGTGCAGCGTTTTGGTGAAATCAATATCGACAGCAGCCATACCCATTTACTGGCGCTGGCGCTGCGCGATGCCCGCCCGCAAATGAATGAAGAACAGCACGGCTGGAGCGACCAGCTCATCGCCCTGCTCGGACAAATCGAAAGCGACCCCGCGATGTACCTGATGGTCAGGAGATACGATGCCTGA
- the hypF gene encoding carbamoyltransferase HypF — protein sequence MFDSHVIRICGKVQGVGFRPFIWQLADRMQLRGEVCNDSAGVEIRLFQPADIDTFIAQVKRECPPLARIDSVSVGRFDWQNPPQNFSITNSRRQQMSTQVVPDAATCPECLKDITRPGDRRFGYAFTNCTHCGPRFTIIRAMPYDRPSTSMAEFLLCPACLQEYQNPADRRFHAQPVACPDCGPQVCASRQNGETLAHGNAALAYAVSALQAGEIVAIKGLGGFHLACDATQQSAVLRLRERKNRPSKPLAVMLPDIGWLAQCSQEDNPPLRELLNSPAAPIVLTAKSATSPLCAAIAPELDEVGLMLPFTPLHHLLMQACGTPLVMTSGNAAGRAPVLNNDDALRQLGKIADVWLLHNRNIVQRADDSLVRLTPQGTEVLRRARGFVPDALPLPAGFDTQPPVLALGGDLKNTFCLVRGNQAILSAHFGSLADGDIARQQQQAIEHFQQLYECTPVAVARDAHPAYVSHVQAESHGVRVVDVLHHHAHLAACLAENGWPLDGGKVIGLALDGLGYGIQADKTGALWGGECLLVDYRHCEHSGGLPAVALPGGDRAAHEPWRNLLAQWQAFVPGWQSLPEARVLDEHPCLPLSKAIAAGVNSPLASSCGRLFDAVAAALGCAPAQLSWEGEAACRLETLARRAGDISHPVTLPLRHTPDGVFLDLATFWQQWLGWQATPAARAYAFHDALAQGFSALARFHCARTGTRTVALGGGVLHNRLLRQRLRHHLSPLQVLMPQCIPAGDGGLALGQAVVACARLQCTSSLSASASASLSKQ from the coding sequence ATGTTTGATTCTCACGTGATCCGTATCTGCGGCAAGGTTCAGGGCGTCGGTTTCCGGCCTTTTATCTGGCAACTGGCGGACCGGATGCAGCTTCGCGGAGAGGTGTGTAATGACAGCGCGGGCGTGGAAATCAGACTTTTTCAGCCAGCCGATATTGATACGTTTATCGCTCAGGTAAAACGCGAATGTCCGCCGCTGGCGCGCATCGACAGCGTCAGTGTCGGCCGTTTCGACTGGCAAAATCCTCCGCAAAATTTCTCCATAACAAACAGCCGCCGTCAGCAGATGAGCACGCAGGTGGTGCCCGACGCGGCGACCTGCCCGGAATGTCTGAAGGACATCACCCGTCCCGGCGACCGCCGGTTCGGCTATGCCTTCACCAACTGTACGCATTGCGGCCCGAGATTCACGATTATCCGTGCGATGCCTTACGACCGCCCGTCCACCAGCATGGCGGAATTCCTGCTGTGCCCGGCATGTTTGCAGGAATATCAAAACCCCGCCGACCGGCGCTTTCACGCGCAACCGGTCGCCTGCCCGGACTGCGGGCCACAAGTGTGCGCCTCAAGGCAAAACGGTGAAACGCTGGCGCACGGAAACGCCGCACTGGCGTATGCCGTGAGCGCGTTGCAGGCGGGTGAAATTGTCGCGATCAAAGGGCTGGGCGGTTTTCATCTGGCGTGCGATGCCACGCAACAGAGCGCAGTCCTGCGGCTGCGGGAACGTAAAAATCGTCCGTCAAAACCGCTGGCGGTAATGCTGCCGGATATCGGCTGGCTGGCGCAATGCAGCCAAGAAGACAACCCGCCGTTGCGCGAACTGCTGAATTCGCCTGCCGCGCCGATTGTGCTGACGGCAAAAAGCGCCACGTCGCCTTTGTGCGCGGCCATTGCGCCGGAGCTGGATGAAGTCGGGCTGATGCTGCCATTTACGCCGTTGCATCATTTGCTGATGCAGGCCTGCGGCACGCCGCTGGTAATGACGTCGGGGAACGCCGCGGGGCGCGCGCCGGTGCTGAACAATGACGACGCACTTCGACAGCTCGGCAAAATTGCCGATGTCTGGCTGCTGCATAACCGCAACATCGTTCAGCGCGCTGATGATTCGCTGGTTCGCCTGACGCCGCAGGGCACCGAAGTTTTACGCCGTGCGCGGGGTTTTGTGCCCGACGCGCTGCCCCTGCCTGCCGGTTTCGACACCCAGCCGCCGGTGCTGGCGCTGGGCGGCGACCTCAAAAATACGTTCTGTCTGGTGCGCGGCAATCAGGCCATTCTCAGCGCGCATTTTGGTTCGCTGGCTGACGGCGATATTGCCCGCCAGCAACAGCAGGCGATTGAACATTTTCAGCAGCTTTATGAATGCACGCCGGTGGCGGTTGCCCGCGATGCGCACCCCGCGTATGTCAGCCACGTGCAGGCGGAAAGCCACGGAGTACGGGTGGTTGACGTACTTCACCACCACGCGCATCTCGCCGCGTGTCTGGCGGAAAACGGCTGGCCGCTGGACGGCGGAAAAGTCATCGGGCTGGCGCTGGACGGGTTGGGTTACGGCATTCAGGCAGACAAAACCGGCGCGCTGTGGGGCGGTGAATGTTTGCTGGTGGATTATCGGCATTGCGAACATTCAGGCGGCTTGCCTGCCGTGGCGTTGCCCGGCGGCGACCGCGCGGCGCATGAACCGTGGCGCAATTTGCTGGCGCAGTGGCAGGCTTTCGTCCCCGGCTGGCAGTCACTTCCCGAAGCGCGCGTGCTGGATGAACATCCGTGTTTGCCGCTGTCGAAAGCCATCGCCGCCGGGGTGAATTCGCCGCTGGCATCTTCGTGCGGACGATTGTTCGATGCCGTCGCCGCCGCACTCGGCTGCGCACCGGCGCAACTGAGCTGGGAAGGCGAGGCCGCCTGCCGGCTGGAAACGCTGGCTCGCCGCGCGGGCGATATTTCGCATCCGGTCACTTTGCCTCTGCGTCATACGCCCGACGGTGTTTTTCTGGATTTAGCCACTTTCTGGCAACAGTGGCTCGGCTGGCAGGCAACGCCTGCCGCACGGGCTTATGCCTTTCATGACGCACTGGCGCAGGGATTTTCAGCCCTCGCCCGTTTTCATTGTGCCCGCACCGGCACCCGTACCGTCGCACTCGGTGGCGGTGTTTTGCATAACCGCCTGCTGCGCCAGCGTTTGCGCCATCATCTGTCGCCTTTACAGGTGCTGATGCCGCAATGCATTCCGGCCGGTGACGGCGGGCTGGCGCTCGGTCAGGCCGTGGTCGCCTGTGCGCGTCTTCAGTGCACTTCTTCTCTTTCAGCTTCTGCTTCAGCTTCTTTATCAAAACAATAA